TAATAATCAACAATAAACAACAACATTTAACAAAATTTCACATCCGGTTAACATTGAGCTAACAAAACTTATTTATCTTAAAGGTAAGAATAGTATAGGAAGATGGAAGAGGAGAATGTTGATGAGGTTACGTCGAAGTTTGTCTGTTTTATTGCTGATCTGCTTCATATTTGGAGCATTGGCATCCACCATGATCCCAGGGCAGGCAAGTGCCGCCTCATCTTGTATGGGCCCTGTGCCTGTGCCCGATTTAGTTGATTTTGATTTTACCGAAAGCGCGATTAAAGATAAATCACCTCGGCATGTGGATGGTACAGCGTACGGCAACCCGCAGCTCGTATATGAATCAAAGCTGCAAAAGAACGTGCTGAAGCTGACGGGCGGCCAGTTTATTATGATACCGAATGCTGCGGAACTCAACAATTTCCCCAATGGGTTTACGATGTTGGTTCAGTTTTCGGCAGATGCCTTCAGCGGAGAGCAAGGAATTTTCCAGAAAACGCAGAGCACAGGCTACGGCTTGGAAGTAAATCCAAACAAGATGGAGACATGGGATTATATTGGCGGTGCAACAAGGAAGCTATATAGCCCTGTTTTGAGTGTGAATAAGTATTATGATGCTGCAATTACTTATAACGGAGCTCAGCACGTTCTTTATGTGAATGGGCAGGTAGTTGCTACCGAAAATCGTACAGGAGCCATAACTTCTCCTACATCAGTCGGACTGGCTATAGGCGGAGATCCACAAAGTGCAACTACGGCACAGCTAACGTTCAAAGGTTCGATCGGCTACGCCAAGATGTTCAGCCGAGGCTTAACGCAAGCCGAATTGGCTTGTTATTACGAAAGTACGGGCCTCCTCGCTGATCAACAAGCTCCATCCTGGCCGGTCGGCAGTCAGCTAAGTGGCGCACCGGCAGGCTCGACGAGCTTTAACTTGAACTGGCCGTCAGCGACAGATGATAAAGCAGTGACGCAGTACCGCATTTACAAGAACGGTACTTTAGTGAATACGGTGAATAGCAGCACCAACAGCTATTCGTTTGATCTAGTGATTCCGGGTGAAACGGCGACCTATAAAGTCGAAGCCGGCGATGCGTCAGATAATTGGACGACAAACGGACCTTCGTTGTCCTATACAATGCCGGGGACGGTTGTCGCTCCTCCGGGTATGGCCCCAGATTTGCTCCAACTCACGTTCGATCATTCAGCGGGTGAAGACAGCAGTGCTGCTCATAATCACGGTACGCCAGTTGGCAGTGCAGCGGTGAATTACAATCCTGATTTTAACAAAAATGTCCTCGCGCTTGATGGAATGTCCTATGTGCGGATCCCAACCAACCAAGGGCTTAGCCCAAGCTTTATGACGATGGCGGCGTCTTTCTCGCTGGATGATCTGTATCGAACGCAGGACATTATTGGAAAAGCGCAGCGATCGGACTATGCATTGGAATTCAACCCAATTACTCAGAAGCTGGAAGCATGGTTCTTCATTCATGACATAGCAGGAAACGATTCTTTCGTCATTGTGCCTAGCATCACGAAACTAACGGCAGGTCAAGTTTATGATGCGGAAGCTACCTTTGATGGACAGACAGCCAAGCTGTATGTGAACGGAATTCTGGAAGGAAGTCAGTCCAAAAATGGCGTAATCAGCGGTGCCACGAAGGTCGATCTAGCGATTGGCGCAGATGCGGAACCGATAGATGCCACGAGTTATTTTCAAGGTAAAATCGGTTTCGTGGAATTATACAGCAAAGTGCTGGATGCTAATGCTGTGCAGCAATTGCATGCCAAGTATGCGCCTGCTGCCATACCGCCCGTGTCCTCGATTGCCTGGGATATTCCGCTTGATTGGTGGGTAGGTCAGAGCGGGCTTGCGGTATTGAAGAAAAAAGATGCCAACCAACTGGAAACGGTTATTGACAATGGACTTGTTTTTCAAAGCTTGAACCCGAATGTTGCAGTGATTTCAAGCTCAGGGATGATTACACCGCTTCGTGCAGGGACAGCAACGTTAACAGCCAACTACGGATCTCTAAGTGCCAATGTTGCTCTAACCGTCCATGACAAAGTGCAGCTCAAGCCGCAATCTCTCTTATTAAACGGACCGTCCGCCATCATGGCCTCAGAGACGGGGAAGGCAGTGACGACAGTCGTCTATGAGGATGGAAGCACGGAAATCATGTCAGCTGGTGTAACGTATAGCTCCGATCAGCCTGCTGTTGCGTTCATCGATAATAACGGCATCATTCATGCAGTTGCTCCGGGAACAGCTGTGATTAGCGCTGCAGCGGTTGGACTGCGAGCAGACTTTATCCTAACGGTTAGTCCAACGGGCAATCCTAACGGGAATCCGCAGATTACGGAACTCCAATTTGCCGGACCCACTGCCTTGACGGTAGGACAGTTAGTTCATACAGTACTCACGGCCGTATATTCGGATAACTCGACGACTAAGTTAGAAACGGGAGTCACCTATTGGAGTGAAAACTCTGATGTGGCTAGAATTGATTCTGTCTCTGGAGCCGTATACGCAGCTCAACC
Above is a genomic segment from Paenibacillus sp. HWE-109 containing:
- a CDS encoding LamG-like jellyroll fold domain-containing protein, encoding MRLRRSLSVLLLICFIFGALASTMIPGQASAASSCMGPVPVPDLVDFDFTESAIKDKSPRHVDGTAYGNPQLVYESKLQKNVLKLTGGQFIMIPNAAELNNFPNGFTMLVQFSADAFSGEQGIFQKTQSTGYGLEVNPNKMETWDYIGGATRKLYSPVLSVNKYYDAAITYNGAQHVLYVNGQVVATENRTGAITSPTSVGLAIGGDPQSATTAQLTFKGSIGYAKMFSRGLTQAELACYYESTGLLADQQAPSWPVGSQLSGAPAGSTSFNLNWPSATDDKAVTQYRIYKNGTLVNTVNSSTNSYSFDLVIPGETATYKVEAGDASDNWTTNGPSLSYTMPGTVVAPPGMAPDLLQLTFDHSAGEDSSAAHNHGTPVGSAAVNYNPDFNKNVLALDGMSYVRIPTNQGLSPSFMTMAASFSLDDLYRTQDIIGKAQRSDYALEFNPITQKLEAWFFIHDIAGNDSFVIVPSITKLTAGQVYDAEATFDGQTAKLYVNGILEGSQSKNGVISGATKVDLAIGADAEPIDATSYFQGKIGFVELYSKVLDANAVQQLHAKYAPAAIPPVSSIAWDIPLDWWVGQSGLAVLKKKDANQLETVIDNGLVFQSLNPNVAVISSSGMITPLRAGTATLTANYGSLSANVALTVHDKVQLKPQSLLLNGPSAIMASETGKAVTTVVYEDGSTEIMSAGVTYSSDQPAVAFIDNNGIIHAVAPGTAVISAAAVGLRADFILTVSPTGNPNGNPQITELQFAGPTALTVGQLVHTVLTAVYSDNSTTKLETGVTYWSENSDVARIDSVSGAVYAAQPGIARLVANYKGLNASFSMVVNAVIVPEQRPVVLQLNLPASLYIGASGAISANAIYTNGSSSTSVPVTAMAKWHALNPAIVQIDAHGTITGIRSGTTVVTATYQNLVAQSTITVVEQSSTGSDGGGGGQTSSNKTDTLIVDDLQRQLASNSTIKLDTGIKEIVFPTLAESSAKKTISLDRDDLTLTMPGNLFIGSSDIKLVLGLSTSHSAPDTTMKYASSLFDVTIVSQAFNGTRTPNQRWIEPIQAEFTASGDRPLLGVYRIYEDGSMTYIGGELTDKGIRAQLRENGKYAVLEYKKVFQDLPEQHWANRTVQMMSAMHMVEGVNDTFFEPEKFITRAEFVALLMRSLHIPQQKISSFQDVPASAWYAPYVAGAASSGLVSGEDNALFNPESVISREQMAVLLARAVEHAGGKIEQGGNQTFKDADQMASWARSSIEMTAKLGLLQGRAEQLFVPTGSVSRAEAAQAVFNLIHNLTQK